One window from the genome of Salvia miltiorrhiza cultivar Shanhuang (shh) chromosome 7, IMPLAD_Smil_shh, whole genome shotgun sequence encodes:
- the LOC130995092 gene encoding uncharacterized protein LOC130995092, whose amino-acid sequence MNPSYGWKEYLSDEVIPDTEDSLSSWGDPPPVFFPFSLSETFPASPEERGGGASESEGVREYEVAESPSPPFRPPIIRRPARMKTRMRSGELGDFDLLCHETWGSDFLSEENPRGLAISEELEANSEELEAILEEPNEWWPTASKAHLRMLAHMFPILFPPKCAKQFAGRRGTSPP is encoded by the exons ATGAACCCTTCGTATGGTTGGAAGGAATATCTGAGCGACGAAGTCATTCCCGACACCGAAGATTCTCTGTCGTCGTGGGGTGATCCACCGCCCGTGTTTTTCCCTTTCTCCCTGTCGGAGACGTTTCCGGCGTCGCCTGAGGAGCGTGGTGGTGGCGCGTCAGAGAGCGAGGGCGTCCGAGAGTATGAGGTAGCTGAGAGTCCTTCTCCTCCGTTTCGACCTCCGATCATCCGACGGCccgcaaggatgaaaacgagaATGAGGTCTGGCGAACTCGGGGATTTCGACCTTCTCTGTCATGAAACTTGGGGATCTGACTTTCTGAGCGAGGAAAACCCCAGAGGTCTGGCGATCTCGGAGGAATTGGAGGCGAACTCGGAGGAATTGGAGGCGATCTTGGAGGAACCAAACGAGTGGTGGCCCACTGCATCCAAAGCCCACCTACGGATGCTCGCACATATGTTCCCAATTCTGTTTCCG CCCAAATGCGCGAAACAGTTCGCCGGCAGACGTGGAACTTCTCCTCCATAG
- the LOC130994484 gene encoding putative late blight resistance protein homolog R1A-10, translated as MAAYGALVSLMHIIDRLEKHPSPPISIHKQQVESLTQNVTFLQDFLDSYISPVVDDHEPDSLERRIADAVYAAEDAIESQIVLQIDNRPKIPGKMSSFINLFRARCKCATIDRNELEVGVNAAEDFYHDLQQVIEEMNSISTAADQLQRKVSSTHAASSSTVIKKDVLEIVAAAQLPRKVSSTHAASSSSVKESMMVGFKEVLLEVLDKLTGGQRSRQIIPIMGMGGIGKTTLARHVFEHALVKEHFDICAWTTISQTYNVRETLREVLFQASGDSGSDLNEVELGEKLYKYLYDRRYLIIMDDMWSIEVWDKIRSSFPDCNDGSRIIVTTRLSNLTSQLRVSYGVGMKFLDEASSWDLFTNTVFGRESFPHELENIGMNIVANCKGLPLSIATIGGLLAKSERTREYWVRIEQNLNSIVITNNDEFCLKILRLSYTYLPNYLKPCFLYMGVFEEDRKIRVSMLKKLWVSEGFLKPVSGKCLETIADEYLKELVDRNLILVDELGEFSGNIKFCKIHDLLRDLCLKEVEKERFYDIIEKSPSVIDNERRRVVFQNVGRGVISEVSRSLSHVRSIICDGNSFVRPHNFRLLRTFKVYDTDKRQFEEGSVHFLGDVFQLVNSRHLAVRLDGKSKFPSSINLLWNLSTLIVQQSTFHESWDMIRCSIVLRWHNIIAPIEIWKLHQLRHLEFVGITQLMLPDPPSEMVIMENLQTLKGVMNLYLNEDVVKRIPNVKKLHLLYDSEEMEGCLIKSLSELKQMERANCFSYLQCLSKLENLYCVFRDGCDEEYLQRISFPHSLKKLNLIVNNVELEEILGKIGWLPLLHKLVLQNGRFKTGKWDTIEGQFRSLKLLQLVGCQGLKSWTMAESSHIPLLHELRLRGLDELEEIPSEVGEIATLKSITLEDCSESAVESAKKIVEEQEDLYGDQLDLHVRAEVPKAHERLQSLASPNFEVTVRTY; from the coding sequence ATGGCGGCTTATGGAGCTCTGGTTTCTCTTATGCATATCATAGATCGGCTTGAAAAACATCCTTCCCCTCCAATTTCTATCCACAAACAGCAAGTtgaatctctcactcaaaaTGTTACCTTCTTGCAGGATTTTCTTGATTCTTATATTTCCCCAGTTGTGGATGACCATGAACCAGATTCATTGGAGCGTCGCATTGCTGATGCAGTTTACGCAGCTGAGGATGCCATCGAATCCCAAATTGTGCTTCAAATTGATAATCGACCCAAAATTCCTGGGAAGATGTCCAGTTTTATCAACTTGTTTCGAGCTCGGTGCAAATGCGCAACTATTGATAGAAATGAATTGGAGGTCGGTGTAAATGCAGCTGAGGACTTCTATCACGATCTGCAACAAGTGATAGAAGAAATGAATTCGATCTCAACCGCAGCTGATCAACTGCAGAGAAAGGTCTCCTCAACTCATGCTGCCTCCTCTTCCACTGTtatcaagaaggatgtcttgGAGATTGTTGCCGCAGCTCAACTGCCGAGAAAGGTCTCCTCAACTCATGCTGCCTCCTCTTCCTCTGTGAAGGAAAGCATGATGGTGGGCTTCAAGGAGGTGTTACTTGAAGTGCTGGATAAGCTCACCGGAGGCCAACGCAGTCGCCAAATCATCCCAATCATGGGGATGGGCGGCattggtaagaccactcttgcccgACATGTATTTGAGCATGCGCTTGTTAAAGAGcattttgatatttgtgcttggACTACGATTTCTCAAACTTATAATGTGAGAGAAACACTTAGAGAAGTTCTTTTCCAAGCAAGTGGGGATTCGGGTAGTGATCTGAATGAGGTTGAATTGGGAGAAAAATTGTATAAGTATTTATACGATAGGAGGTATCTCATAAttatggatgatatgtggagtataGAGGTGTGGGACAAGATCAGGTCTTCCTTTCCTGATTGCAATGATGGGAGTCGAATCATTGTAACAACTAGGCTGTCAAACTTGACTTCGCAGTTGAGAGTGTCTTATGGCGTTGGTATGAAATTTCTAGATGAGGCTAGTAGCTGGGATTTGTTCACCAACACTGTGTTTGGGCGAGAAAGTTTCCCTCATGAGTTAGAGAACATTGGAATGAATATTGTAGCAAATTGTAAAGGGCTTCCTTTATCAATTGCTACAATTGGAGGTCTTTTGGCAAAATCTGAGCGTACAAGAGAATATTGGGTGCGTATAGagcaaaatttaaattcaattgtGATTACGAATAATGATGAATTTTGCTTGAAAATATTGCGATTGAGCTATACCTATCTGCCCAACTATTTGAAGCCATGTTTTTTGTATATGGGTGTTTTTGAGGAAGATCGTAAAATTCGTGTCTCAATGCTGAAGAAACTATGGGTTTCTGAAGGATTTTTGAAACCCGTGAGTGGAAAATGTTTGGAAACAATAGCAGATGAGTACTTGAAGGAGTTGGTAGATAGAAATCTGATTTTAGTTGATGAGTTGGGGGAGTTTAGTGGAAATATAAAGTTTTGTAAGATTCATGATTTGTTGAGAGACTTATGCTTGAAAGAAGTTGAAAAAGAGAGGTTTTATGATATCATAGAAAAGTCTCCTTCAGTCATAGACAATGAACGCCGTCGGGTTGTTTTTCAAAATGTTGGAAGAGGGGTAATAAGTGAAGTCTCGAGATCTTTGTCACATGTTCGTTCTATAATATGTGATGGGAATAGCTTTGTAAGGCCTCACAATTTCAGATTGTTGAGAACATTCAAAGTATATGATACAGATAAACGTCAATTTGAAGAAGGCAGTGTTCATTTCCTAGGCGATGTCTTTCAATTGGTGAACTCACGGCACCTTGCTGTTAGACTTGATGGGAAGTCCAAATTCCCGTCTTCAATCAATTTGCTTTGGAATCTATCTACGTTAATAGTTCAGCAGTCTACATTCCATGAGTCTTGGGATATGATAAGATGTAGTATCGTTCTTCGTTGGCATAATATCATTGCACCGATTGAGATTTGGAAATTGCATCAACTTAGGCATCTCGAGTTTGTGGGTATAACACAATTGATGCTACCAGATCCTCCGAGTGAGATGGTTATCATGGAGAATCTACAAACGCTCAAAGGAGTAATGAATTTGTATTTGAATGAGGATGTGGTTAAAAGAATCCCCAATGTGAAGAAACTGCATCTACTTTACGATTCCGAAGAAATGGAGGGTTGTCTCATCAAGAGTTTGAGTGAATTGAAACAAATGGAGAGAGCAAACTGTTTCAGCTATCTTCAGTGTCTGAGTAAATTGGAAAACTTGTACTGCGTATTTAGAGATGGATGTGATGAAGAGTATTTGCAGAGGATTAGTTTCCCACACTCCCTCAAGAAGTTGAATTTGATTGTCAATAATGTGGAGTTGGAAGAGATATTGGGAAAGATAGGGTGGTTGCCCCTTCTTCACAAGTTAGTATTACAAAATGGTAGGTTCAAAACAGGCAAGTGGGACACTATTGAGGGCCAATTCCGGAGCCTCAAGCTACTACAATTGGTCGGGTGTCAAGGTCTAAAAAGTTGGACGATGGCAGAGAGCTCCCACATTCCACTTCTCCATGAGCTTCGTCTTCGAGGTTTGGATGAATTGGAGGAGATCCCTTCAGAAGTTGGAGAAATAGCAACGCTGAAATCAATTACTTTGGAAGATTGCAGTGAATCAGCGGTAGAGTCAGCTAAAAAGATAGTAGAAGAACAAGAGGATTTATATGGAGACCAACTTGACCTTCATGTTCGAGCTGAAGTTCCAAAAGCACACGAAAGACTGCAGAGCTTAGCAAGTCCCAACTTTGAAGTTACAGTGAGAACTTATTAG